One Brassica napus cultivar Da-Ae chromosome C4, Da-Ae, whole genome shotgun sequence genomic region harbors:
- the LOC125585581 gene encoding serine/threonine-protein kinase BSK6-like — protein sequence MGAHCSKFSSCLFHSNIKSSSVLESPDLENGGKQMWPSFKEFRLEQLKSATGGFSSDNIVSEHGEKAPNIVYRGRLDDGRLIAVKRFNRLAWADHRQFLDEAKAVGSLRSDRLANLIGCCYEGEERLLVAEFMPHETLAKHLFHWENHPMKWAMRLRVALCLAQALEYCCDKGRALYHDLNAYRVLFDKDGNPRLSCFGLMKNSRDGKSYSTNLAFTPPEYLRTGRVTPESVVFSFGTVLLDLMSGKHIPPSHALDLIKGKNCAMLMDSALEGHFSNEDGTELVRLATRCLQYEARERPNVKSLLTSLTPLQKETDVPSYDLMGIPHETEDEEEQQLSLTPFGDACLRVDLTAIHEILSKMGYKDDEGIANELSFQMWTNQMQESLNSKKQGDVAFRSKDYTTAVHCYTQFIDGGTMVSPTVHARRCLSYLMNENAREALTDALQAQVVSPEWPTALYLQAACLFKLGMETDAQQALKDGTTLEAKKTNRR from the exons atgGGAGCTCATTGCTCTAAGTTCTCTTCTTGTTTGTTCCATTCCAACATCAAATCCTCTTCAGTCCTCGAATCTCCCGATCTTG AAAATGGAGGGAAACAGATGTGGCCGAGTTTCAAAGAATTCAGATTAGAGCAGCTGAAATCTGCGACCGGCGGTTTCTCCTCAGACAACATTGTGTCGGAACACGGCGAGAAAGCTCCCAACATCGTTTACAGAGGCAGACTTGACGATGGACGTTTAATCGCAGTCAAACGCTTTAACCGCCTCGCCTGGGCCGATCACCGACAGTTTCTG GATGAAGCGAAAGCTGTTGGGAGCTTGAGGAGCGATCGACTTGCGAATCTGATAGGATGCTGTTACGAAGGCGAGGAGAGGTTACTCGTTGCCGAGTTTATGCCTCATGAAACTCTTGCAAAGCATCTTTTTCACT GGGAGAATCATCCGATGAAATGGGCGATGAGACTAAGAGTTGCTTTGTGTTTAGCGCAAGCATTGGAGTACTGTTGTGATAAAGGGAGAGCTTTGTATCATGATCTCAATGCTTACAGGGTTTTGTTTGACAAG GATGGGAATCCGAGGTTGTCTTGCTTTGGTCTCATGAAAAATAGCAGAGATGGCAAGAGTTATAGCACAAACTTGGCATTTACTCCTCCAGAGTATCTACGAACTG GTAGAGTGACACCAGAAAGTGTAGTGTTCAGTTTTGGAACTGTTTTGCTTGATCTCATGAGTGGTAAACATATTCCACCAAGCCAT GCGCTTGACCTGATCAAGGGAAAGAACTGTGCAATGCTAATGGATTCTGCTCTCGAGGGTCACTTCTCAAACGAAGATGGAACTGAGCTAGTACGGTTAGCCACACGTTGTCTACAGTACGAAGCTCGAGAAAGGCCAAATGTGAAGTCTCTCCTCACTTCACTCACCCCACTCCAGAAGGAAACTGACGTACCTTCATATGATCTTATGGGCATACCACATGAAACCGAGGACGAGGAAGAGCAGCAGCTTTCACTGACTCCCTTTGGTGACGCGTGCTTGAGAGTAGACCTTACGGCTATACACGAAATACTTAGTAAGATGGGATACAAGGATGATGAAGGAATCGCTAACGAG CTCTCGTTTCAAATGTGGACCAACCAGATGCAAGAATCTCTCAACTCGAAGAAGCAAGGCGACGTAGCTTTCCGTTCCAAAGATTATACTACCGCAGTCCATTGCTATACTCAG TTCATAGATGGAGGAACAATGGTGTCACCAACTGTTCACGCAAGGCGTTGCCTGTCGTATCTGATGAACGAGAACGCACGAGAGGCTCTGACCGATGCATTGCAAGCACAGGTTGTGTCTCCAGAATGGCCAACCGCGTTGTATCTACAAGCGGCTTGCTTGTTCAAGCTCGGCATGGAAACCGATGCCCAGCAAGCTCTTAAAGACGGTACTACATTGGAAGCCAAGAAGACCAATAGACGTtga
- the LOC125586045 gene encoding uncharacterized protein LOC125586045 encodes MSKISNLDYAALNLSRDNYLQWALDTKINMRSKELGDTIIKGNNETDKNRYRAISIIRHHLIEGLKDQYLTMENPLDLWTALQRRYDHQKTVLLPKARHEWKNLIFMDYKSVDEYNSVLFKIVSMMRLCGEEVTEKELLDKTFSTFHSTNVLLQQHEMRPIGTSALPEANEAEKKDPKECNHVHDNKKSHGKGRSRFKGRGRDSYGRQGNHNNRGRGSSRGRDNYGRGRESLKNKNPEVHMVHDTGYDVDDDSHLERDDLLDFETSDCLKD; translated from the exons atgtcgaaaatctcaaacCTAGACTATGCTGCCCTTAATCTCTCCAGAGACAACTATTTGCAATGGGCACTTGACACAAAGATTAACATGAGGTCAAAGGAACTAGGTGATACTATCATCAAGGGTAACAATGAGACTGATAAGAATCGGTACAgggctataagtattatacgccaCCATCTCATTGagggtctaaaagatcagtacctCACCATGGAGAATCCACTAGACCTTTGGACCGCTTTACAGcgtagatatgatcaccagaaaacagTGCTATTACCAAAGGCTAGACATGAGTGGAAGAATCTCATATTCatggactataagtctgtggatgaaTACAATTCAGTATTGTTTAAGATAGTCTCAATGATGAGATTATGTGGTGAGGAAGTAACCGAGAAAGAGTTGCTTGATAAAACATTCTCCACGTTCCATTCGACGAACGTGTTGCTGCAACAGca tgagatgagacccaTCGGAACATCAGCATTACCAGAAGCCAATGAGGctgaaaagaaagatcccaaagaaTGCAACCACGTCCATGATAATAAGAAGTCACACGGCAAAGGCCGTAGTAGATTCAAGGGACGTGGCCGTGATAGCTATGGCCGgcaaggaaaccacaataatcgtggtcgtggttccagccGCGGCCGAGACAAttatggccgtggtcgag AGAGCcttaagaacaagaacccggaagTCCATATGGTTCATGATACCGGGtatgatgttgatgatgattCCCACCTTGAAAGGGACGACCTCTTGgattttgagacttctgattgtctcaaagaCTAA